In a single window of the Delftia tsuruhatensis genome:
- a CDS encoding sigma-54-dependent transcriptional regulator, whose translation MKHVLIVDDDADSAATLRELVGVERFSVAVAHSLRDARRQMALQTPHLVLLDLQLPDGNGMELFSDPRAMNDSRFVLVTGHASLDSSIEALRRGAMDYLVKPVGLGRLEQILAGFRSPRNALAAPAAQRQGWAAEGRFGGLWGRSPAMKRVHEQIDRVAPTSVTVFISGESGTGKEVVAQTVHALSKRRDGPFLAINCGAISPHLIESEIFGHEKGSFTGAERQHQGFFERAAGGTLFLDEITEMPPQLQVKLLRVLETGRFMRVGSTQSQEADVRIVTATNRSPHEAVAQGRLREDLLYRLNVFPIELPPLRARLSDVPLLAAHFLREIVRREGQHRQFSAAALEQLSRHGWPGNVRELRNAVQRAYVMADGATIGTEWLPAPDAAAADRRAELHLQQLPATAPGAAVLNEGMQQASLNLPIGTSMAQAEQLLIQATLKQCMYQRERTAAMLGISLKTLYNRLKTYAGAQQPSHLHESP comes from the coding sequence ATGAAACATGTGCTCATCGTCGATGACGATGCCGATTCCGCCGCCACCCTGCGCGAGCTGGTCGGCGTCGAGCGTTTTTCCGTGGCCGTGGCCCACAGCCTGCGCGATGCCCGTCGGCAGATGGCGCTGCAGACCCCGCACCTGGTGCTGCTGGACCTGCAGTTGCCCGATGGCAACGGCATGGAGCTGTTCTCTGATCCGCGTGCCATGAACGATTCCAGGTTCGTGCTCGTGACGGGACACGCAAGCCTGGACTCTTCGATAGAGGCGCTGCGCCGCGGCGCCATGGACTACCTGGTCAAGCCGGTGGGACTGGGCCGACTGGAGCAGATCCTGGCCGGCTTTCGCAGCCCCCGCAATGCGCTCGCGGCGCCAGCGGCGCAGCGCCAGGGCTGGGCTGCAGAAGGCCGCTTCGGCGGTCTGTGGGGACGTTCTCCCGCCATGAAGCGAGTGCATGAACAGATCGACCGGGTGGCACCCACGTCGGTCACCGTGTTCATTTCGGGAGAGAGCGGCACCGGCAAGGAGGTCGTGGCCCAGACCGTGCATGCGCTGAGCAAGCGCCGTGACGGCCCGTTCCTGGCCATCAACTGTGGCGCGATTTCCCCGCACCTGATCGAAAGCGAGATCTTCGGCCACGAAAAAGGCAGCTTCACGGGGGCCGAGCGTCAGCACCAGGGCTTTTTCGAACGCGCGGCCGGCGGCACCCTGTTCCTGGACGAGATCACGGAAATGCCGCCGCAGCTGCAGGTCAAGTTGCTGCGCGTGCTGGAGACGGGCCGCTTCATGCGCGTCGGCTCCACCCAGAGCCAGGAGGCCGATGTACGCATCGTCACGGCCACAAACCGCTCGCCCCACGAGGCCGTCGCCCAGGGCCGGTTGCGCGAGGACCTGCTGTACCGCCTCAACGTCTTTCCCATCGAGCTGCCACCGCTGCGCGCGCGGTTGTCCGACGTGCCGCTGCTGGCCGCCCACTTCCTGCGCGAAATCGTCCGCCGCGAAGGCCAGCACCGGCAGTTCAGCGCCGCAGCGCTGGAGCAGCTGTCGCGCCATGGCTGGCCCGGCAACGTGCGCGAACTGCGCAATGCCGTGCAGCGTGCCTACGTGATGGCCGACGGCGCAACCATAGGCACCGAGTGGCTGCCCGCGCCCGATGCGGCGGCAGCCGACAGGCGGGCGGAGCTGCATCTGCAGCAACTTCCCGCCACCGCGCCAGGCGCCGCCGTGCTGAACGAGGGCATGCAGCAGGCGTCGCTGAACCTGCCCATAGGCACGTCCATGGCGCAGGCCGAGCAGTTGCTGATCCAGGCCACGCTCAAGCAATGCATGTACCAGAGAGAGCGCACGGCAGCCATGCTGGGCATCAGCTTGAAGACGCTCTACAACCGCCTCAAGACCTACGCCGGCGCCCAACAGCCTTCCCACCTGCATGAGTCGCCCTGA
- a CDS encoding ABC transporter ATP-binding protein, which produces MLQLENISTHYGAICAVDNASLHVNQGEIVSLIGSNGAGKTSLLMTVCGNPRASSGRIAFEGEDITQQPSHHIMRKGIAVSPEGRRIFSDLTVTDNLKMGGFFLDKAQIEAGMEHVFGLFPRLRERAHQRAGTMSGGEQQMLAIGRALMSKPRLLLLDEPTLGLAPLIIAQIFEIIQTIRAAGVTVFLVEQNANRALQIADRGYVLETGKVVLEDTGANLLTNDAVRRAYLGA; this is translated from the coding sequence ATGCTGCAACTGGAGAACATCTCCACCCACTATGGCGCGATCTGCGCCGTCGACAACGCGAGCCTGCATGTCAACCAGGGGGAGATCGTCTCGCTGATCGGCTCCAACGGCGCCGGCAAGACCTCGCTGCTGATGACGGTGTGCGGCAACCCGCGCGCCAGCTCGGGCCGCATCGCCTTCGAGGGCGAGGACATCACCCAGCAGCCCTCGCACCACATCATGCGCAAGGGCATCGCGGTCTCGCCCGAGGGGCGCCGCATCTTCTCGGACCTCACGGTCACCGACAACCTGAAGATGGGCGGCTTCTTCCTGGACAAGGCACAGATAGAGGCCGGCATGGAGCATGTGTTCGGCCTGTTCCCGCGCCTGCGCGAGCGCGCCCACCAGCGTGCCGGCACCATGTCGGGTGGCGAGCAGCAGATGCTGGCCATCGGCCGCGCGCTGATGAGCAAGCCCCGCCTGCTGCTGCTGGACGAGCCCACCCTGGGCCTGGCGCCGCTGATCATCGCGCAGATCTTCGAGATCATCCAGACCATCCGCGCCGCCGGCGTCACGGTCTTCCTGGTCGAGCAGAATGCCAACCGCGCGCTGCAGATCGCCGACCGCGGCTATGTGCTGGAGACCGGCAAGGTAGTGCTGGAAGATACCGGCGCCAACCTGCTGACCAACGACGCCGTGCGGCGCGCCTACCTGGGCGCCTGA
- a CDS encoding DNA topoisomerase IB: MARATVLTHVTDQAPGWRRVRRGKGFSYLTEDGKPLRDADALERIRRLAIPPAYTDVWICPDPQGHLQATGRDARGRKQYRYHPLWQARRKQANFDRMHDFGRHLPTIRRAVARDLRRRAPGFQAVVATVIRLLDLTALRVGNDAYAASNGSYGLSTLRNRHATTQPGQLLLKFRGKSGVAQQVRIADRTLARIVRRCQELPGQRLFQFIDEGGEVRHLRSDQVNDYLRSLTGEDFTAKDFRTWHASVCAMDLALCSARDMACGEGLAMDAGQMVRQVAARLGNTSAVCRKFYIHPEVLRCCEQPGQGLPAPRQRPRAGLSAQESAFMDLLARRSRPRPSSRKQP, from the coding sequence ATGGCACGTGCAACCGTCCTCACCCATGTGACCGACCAGGCGCCGGGCTGGCGCCGAGTCCGCCGTGGCAAAGGCTTTTCCTACCTGACCGAGGACGGAAAACCGCTGCGCGATGCCGACGCCCTCGAACGCATACGCCGCCTGGCCATTCCACCGGCATACACCGATGTCTGGATCTGCCCGGACCCCCAGGGCCACCTGCAGGCCACGGGGCGCGATGCGCGTGGTCGCAAGCAGTATCGCTACCACCCGCTGTGGCAGGCACGGCGCAAGCAGGCCAACTTTGACCGCATGCACGATTTCGGGCGCCATCTGCCAACCATACGCCGCGCAGTGGCACGCGATCTTCGCCGGCGCGCACCGGGTTTCCAGGCCGTCGTTGCCACGGTCATTCGCCTGCTCGATCTCACGGCGCTGCGCGTGGGCAACGACGCATATGCGGCCAGCAATGGATCCTACGGATTGAGCACACTCAGGAACCGCCATGCAACGACGCAACCGGGACAACTGCTGCTGAAATTCCGTGGCAAGAGCGGCGTTGCCCAGCAGGTGCGCATCGCGGACCGCACGCTGGCGCGTATCGTGCGGCGCTGCCAGGAACTGCCGGGGCAGCGGCTGTTCCAGTTCATCGACGAAGGGGGCGAGGTCCGGCACCTGCGCTCCGACCAGGTCAACGACTATCTGCGCTCGCTCACCGGCGAGGACTTCACGGCCAAGGATTTTCGTACCTGGCACGCCAGCGTCTGTGCCATGGACCTGGCACTGTGCAGCGCCAGGGACATGGCGTGCGGCGAAGGCCTGGCGATGGATGCGGGCCAGATGGTCCGGCAGGTGGCCGCGCGCCTGGGTAACACCAGCGCCGTCTGCCGCAAGTTCTACATCCACCCGGAGGTGCTACGCTGCTGCGAGCAGCCCGGCCAGGGCCTGCCCGCCCCGCGCCAGCGTCCCAGGGCCGGCCTCAGCGCGCAGGAATCCGCGTTCATGGACCTGCTGGCACGCCGCAGCCGTCCCCGTCCCAGTTCCCGCAAACAGCCATGA
- the livG gene encoding high-affinity branched-chain amino acid ABC transporter ATP-binding protein LivG, producing the protein MSEYLLEVKDLCMRFGGLLAVDHVGFNVRPQEVFAIIGPNGAGKTTVFNCISGFYQPSSGSIVLDGDAIAGRSSHHVANHGVVRTFQNVRLFKSMTVLENLLVAQHRRSGVNLLSGLFNTAGYRRSEEEKIENALHWLDVMGLREFVNREAGNLAYGHQRRLEIARCMITKPRVLMLDEPAAGLNPQEKKDLQGLIDQLRRQYGISVLLIEHDMGLVMGVSERILVMEYGKPIAMGLPDAIRNDERVIKAYLGEA; encoded by the coding sequence ATGAGCGAGTATTTGCTAGAAGTCAAAGACCTGTGCATGCGCTTCGGCGGCCTGCTGGCCGTCGACCATGTGGGCTTCAACGTGCGCCCGCAGGAAGTGTTTGCCATCATCGGCCCCAACGGCGCCGGCAAGACCACGGTGTTCAACTGCATCAGCGGCTTCTACCAGCCCAGCAGCGGCTCCATCGTGCTGGATGGCGACGCCATCGCGGGGCGCAGCAGCCACCACGTGGCCAACCACGGCGTGGTGCGCACCTTCCAGAACGTACGGCTGTTCAAGTCCATGACCGTGCTGGAGAACCTGCTGGTGGCGCAGCACCGCCGCTCGGGTGTCAACCTGCTGTCCGGCCTGTTCAACACGGCCGGATATCGCCGCAGCGAAGAAGAGAAGATCGAGAACGCCCTGCACTGGCTGGACGTCATGGGCCTGCGCGAGTTCGTCAACCGCGAAGCCGGCAACCTCGCCTACGGCCACCAGCGCCGACTGGAGATCGCGCGCTGCATGATCACCAAGCCACGCGTGCTGATGCTGGACGAGCCCGCCGCCGGCCTGAACCCGCAGGAAAAAAAGGACCTGCAGGGCCTGATCGACCAGCTGCGCCGCCAGTACGGCATCTCCGTGCTGCTGATCGAACACGACATGGGACTGGTCATGGGTGTGTCCGAGCGCATCCTGGTCATGGAATACGGCAAGCCCATCGCCATGGGCCTGCCCGACGCCATTCGCAACGATGAACGGGTCATCAAGGCCTATCTGGGAGAAGCCTGA
- a CDS encoding response regulator: MRDRAGGRPETPQQARARILCADGNADMRDHICQLLSPHYEIETVADGEAALARLRVHRPDLVLVDMVIPVLDGFGLLQALRADEGTHALPVIMLSSRADEQARMQGLQAGADDYLVKPFAACDLLARVEVHLRLAQQRTEANRRKDEFLATLAHELRNPLAPISNGLQVLRRMGGHSEEAQRSHAMLERQVAHMVRLVDDLLEISRVSTGKIELRRKPVNLAAVLQTAVEACRAAMEDAGHYLSIDLPPDPLWLDADPVRLTQVVSNLLHNAAKYTEPGGHVRLATWREDACAVVSVSDNGIGIPAAMLEQVFGLFTQLDWAERPPQGGLGIGLTLVRSLVQMHGGSVHALSEGPGLGSEFVVRLPLPGRTAAAPPPPPPPGGATDKALGRILVVDDNADAADTLATVLRLLGAEVRIAHDGPGALRAQAHWQPHVLLLDIGLPGMDGLEVARRIRGTGAGAQPVLIALTGWGQREDLRRSHEAGMDHHLVKPVDIDALEQLLQDLAQARQR, from the coding sequence ATGCGCGACAGAGCCGGTGGCCGGCCCGAAACGCCGCAGCAGGCCCGTGCGCGCATCCTGTGCGCCGACGGGAACGCCGACATGCGAGATCACATCTGCCAGTTGCTGTCGCCGCACTACGAGATCGAAACCGTGGCCGATGGCGAGGCAGCGCTGGCCCGCCTGCGCGTGCATCGCCCCGACCTGGTGCTGGTGGACATGGTGATTCCCGTGCTCGACGGCTTCGGTCTGCTGCAGGCCCTGCGCGCCGACGAGGGCACACACGCCCTTCCGGTGATCATGCTGTCCTCTCGAGCGGACGAGCAGGCACGCATGCAAGGCCTGCAGGCCGGCGCGGACGACTACCTCGTCAAGCCCTTTGCCGCGTGTGACCTGCTGGCCCGCGTCGAGGTCCATCTGCGCCTGGCGCAGCAGCGTACGGAGGCCAACCGCCGCAAGGACGAGTTCCTTGCCACACTGGCCCATGAACTGCGCAACCCGCTGGCGCCGATCAGCAACGGCCTGCAGGTGCTCAGGCGCATGGGAGGGCACAGCGAGGAAGCGCAGCGCAGCCACGCCATGCTCGAGCGCCAGGTCGCACACATGGTGCGCCTGGTGGACGATCTCCTGGAGATATCTCGGGTCTCCACGGGCAAGATCGAGTTGCGGCGCAAGCCCGTCAACCTCGCAGCGGTGCTGCAGACGGCCGTGGAGGCCTGCCGCGCGGCCATGGAGGACGCAGGCCACTACCTGAGCATCGACCTGCCGCCCGATCCGCTGTGGCTGGATGCCGATCCGGTTCGCCTGACCCAGGTTGTCTCCAACCTGCTGCACAACGCAGCCAAGTACACCGAGCCAGGCGGCCATGTGCGGCTGGCGACCTGGCGCGAGGACGCCTGTGCCGTGGTCTCGGTCAGCGACAACGGCATCGGCATTCCCGCGGCCATGCTGGAGCAGGTATTCGGCCTGTTCACGCAGCTGGACTGGGCAGAGAGGCCGCCCCAGGGCGGGCTGGGTATCGGCCTGACCCTGGTGCGCAGCCTCGTGCAGATGCATGGCGGCAGCGTGCATGCCCTCAGCGAGGGCCCCGGACTGGGCAGCGAATTCGTGGTGCGCCTGCCCCTGCCCGGCCGCACGGCTGCGGCCCCTCCTCCGCCACCGCCGCCAGGTGGGGCGACGGACAAGGCTCTGGGCCGCATCCTCGTCGTGGACGACAACGCGGATGCGGCCGACACCCTTGCCACCGTGCTGCGCCTTCTGGGCGCCGAGGTACGCATCGCCCATGACGGCCCGGGCGCATTGCGCGCCCAGGCCCACTGGCAGCCGCATGTGCTGTTGCTGGACATCGGCCTGCCCGGCATGGACGGATTGGAGGTCGCGCGCCGCATCCGCGGCACAGGTGCCGGCGCCCAGCCCGTGCTGATCGCGCTCACGGGCTGGGGTCAGCGGGAGGATCTGCGCCGCTCGCACGAGGCCGGCATGGACCACCACCTGGTCAAGCCCGTGGACATCGACGCGCTCGAGCAACTGCTGCAGGATCTGGCACAAGCTCGCCAGCGGTGA
- a CDS encoding GlsB/YeaQ/YmgE family stress response membrane protein, which produces MSSQPGGLSQVKIRPTAASMLRHHPAPRPSVRAFGLRAATEKPGTPIAPGCARTTSEGSAMNILIWLLVGGIVGWIANMALHTEAEQGFLVNIAVGVAGALLGGWLITPLIGTEPADGSLQSPLSILLSLVGAIVLLAFAHLLQRKMPR; this is translated from the coding sequence TTGAGCTCCCAACCGGGCGGCCTGTCCCAGGTCAAGATTCGCCCGACAGCGGCCTCGATGCTCAGACACCATCCGGCACCGAGGCCGAGCGTGCGCGCATTCGGCCTGCGGGCGGCCACTGAGAAACCGGGCACGCCGATTGCCCCGGGTTGTGCAAGAACAACTTCGGAAGGCTCGGCAATGAATATCCTCATCTGGCTGCTGGTCGGCGGAATCGTCGGCTGGATCGCCAACATGGCGCTGCACACCGAAGCGGAACAGGGCTTCCTGGTCAACATCGCCGTCGGCGTGGCAGGCGCGCTGCTCGGCGGCTGGCTGATCACCCCGCTGATCGGCACGGAGCCGGCGGATGGCAGCCTGCAGAGCCCGCTGTCCATTCTCCTTTCGCTGGTAGGCGCCATCGTGCTGCTGGCCTTCGCCCACCTGCTGCAGCGCAAGATGCCGCGCTGA
- a CDS encoding SDR family NAD(P)-dependent oxidoreductase, producing the protein MNHASIPLHLTVLTGASRGMGLAMARQLLDAGHELVTLSRSTSEDLARAAVAAGTPLQQWNVDLGAPEAVARRLGDWLAGLDAGHYASLTLINNAGVIPQIAPLSRLQPADIARAMRVGLEAPMLLTAAFLAATEGWVVPRKVLNISSGLGRRAIASQASYCAAKAGMDHFSRSVALDEALKPHGARICSLAPGVIDTGMQLQLRSADASAFPDAGNFAQLKDGGQLTSPEEAAARVLAWLERPDFGEQVVADVRQP; encoded by the coding sequence ATGAACCATGCATCGATCCCTCTTCATCTCACCGTCCTGACCGGCGCATCGCGCGGCATGGGCCTGGCCATGGCCCGGCAACTGCTGGACGCGGGCCACGAACTGGTCACGCTGTCGCGCTCCACCAGCGAAGATCTTGCGCGGGCAGCCGTGGCTGCCGGCACGCCCCTGCAGCAATGGAACGTGGACCTGGGTGCGCCAGAAGCCGTGGCCCGCAGGCTGGGCGACTGGCTTGCCGGCCTGGACGCCGGACACTACGCCAGCCTCACCCTGATCAACAACGCGGGCGTGATCCCGCAGATCGCGCCGCTGTCGCGGCTGCAGCCCGCCGACATTGCCCGTGCCATGCGCGTGGGCCTGGAAGCCCCCATGCTGCTGACCGCCGCCTTCCTGGCCGCCACCGAAGGATGGGTGGTACCGCGCAAGGTACTCAACATCTCCTCCGGCCTGGGCCGGCGTGCCATCGCCTCGCAGGCCTCGTACTGCGCGGCCAAGGCCGGCATGGACCACTTCAGCCGCAGCGTGGCCCTGGATGAGGCGCTCAAGCCCCATGGCGCACGCATCTGCTCGCTGGCTCCCGGCGTCATCGACACCGGCATGCAACTGCAGCTGCGCAGCGCCGATGCCAGTGCCTTCCCCGATGCCGGCAACTTCGCCCAGCTCAAGGACGGCGGCCAGCTGACCTCCCCCGAGGAGGCGGCAGCCCGCGTGCTGGCCTGGCTGGAGCGCCCCGACTTCGGCGAACAGGTGGTCGCCGACGTGCGCCAACCCTGA
- the pdxK gene encoding pyridoxine/pyridoxal/pyridoxamine kinase: MNAPAPHDMLLPLAIDVVSVQSQVVYGRVGNNVAMPTLEALGLNAAAVPTVLFSNTPHYPSIHGGAIATPWFAGYLQDLLARGALRHLRAVLAGYLGGPAQAALLADWMATLLEQRPGLRVVVDPVIGDHDHGIYVDPGMIEAYRRHLLPLADGLTPNHFELERLTGRHLHGMDEVIAAARSLLAGRTQWVAVTSAAPRLDGDGEDGAQMRVALVTRERSHVITHARVDAVPKGTGDLFSAALTGHWIQGASLQEAAGHACDRIVQALIRTRQARSAELLLPSPSWQVTGRQPCAIPSPA; the protein is encoded by the coding sequence ATGAACGCCCCTGCCCCCCATGACATGCTGCTGCCCCTGGCCATCGACGTGGTCTCGGTGCAATCCCAGGTCGTCTACGGACGCGTGGGCAACAACGTCGCCATGCCCACGCTGGAGGCCCTGGGCCTGAACGCTGCGGCCGTGCCCACCGTGCTCTTCAGCAATACGCCGCACTACCCCAGCATCCATGGCGGCGCCATCGCCACGCCCTGGTTCGCCGGCTATCTGCAGGATCTTCTGGCGCGCGGCGCGTTGCGGCATCTGCGGGCCGTGCTGGCCGGCTACCTGGGCGGGCCGGCCCAGGCAGCCCTGCTGGCGGACTGGATGGCGACCCTGCTGGAACAGCGGCCGGGGCTGCGCGTGGTCGTGGACCCCGTGATCGGCGACCACGACCACGGCATCTACGTGGACCCCGGCATGATCGAGGCCTATCGCCGCCACCTGCTGCCGCTGGCCGACGGGCTGACGCCCAACCATTTCGAGCTGGAGCGACTGACGGGACGTCACCTTCATGGCATGGACGAGGTCATCGCCGCGGCGCGCAGCCTGCTGGCCGGCCGCACCCAATGGGTGGCCGTGACCAGCGCGGCGCCACGGCTGGATGGCGATGGCGAGGATGGCGCACAGATGCGCGTGGCCCTGGTCACGCGGGAGCGGTCCCATGTGATCACCCATGCGCGCGTGGATGCCGTACCCAAGGGCACGGGCGACCTGTTCAGCGCGGCGCTCACCGGCCACTGGATCCAGGGTGCCAGTCTCCAGGAGGCCGCCGGACACGCCTGTGATCGCATCGTCCAGGCGCTGATCCGCACGCGGCAGGCACGCAGCGCCGAACTGCTGCTGCCTTCGCCCTCCTGGCAGGTCACGGGCCGGCAGCCATGCGCGATACCATCGCCGGCATGA
- a CDS encoding Zn-dependent hydrolase: MTASNAPAAAPCLPPINAERLWRRVETLSTFTRPDVPWTRRAFSPEFDQARAWLRAEFEAAGMQVRLDEGGNLVGRLPAAAGSTPRAPISTGSHCDTVMMGGRFDGIIGVLAGIEVAHALHERGIALQHPFEVIDFLSEEPSDYGISCIGSRALSGKLDATMLAARNPQGETLAEGMRRIGARPEALDRPLRGPKGTAAFVELHIEQGPVLEQRGLPIGVVTNIVGIRRVRFTVHGQADHAGTTPMNMRQDALVGAARIIDAASRRASALHGHPHYVVATVGRLSLTPNASNAVPGLVEMMMEVRSDHAGLLDTFPEQLLAEVLPGLQALRVRLVMDEVSRSQPTDCAEPVMQGVEQACAELGYAQMRMPSGAGHDAAYMASTGPMGMIFIPCLHGRSHAPEEWIEPAQLLDGTRVLYQTVRVLDRALAGST; the protein is encoded by the coding sequence ATGACCGCATCGAACGCACCGGCAGCCGCCCCATGCCTGCCCCCCATCAACGCAGAGCGCCTGTGGCGCCGCGTCGAGACCCTGTCCACCTTCACCCGCCCCGATGTCCCCTGGACACGCCGCGCCTTCTCGCCTGAATTCGACCAGGCCCGCGCCTGGCTGCGCGCCGAGTTCGAGGCGGCCGGCATGCAGGTCCGTCTCGACGAGGGCGGCAACCTCGTGGGCCGCTTGCCCGCCGCCGCCGGCTCCACCCCACGTGCCCCGATCTCCACGGGATCGCACTGCGACACGGTGATGATGGGCGGCCGCTTCGACGGCATCATCGGCGTGCTGGCCGGCATCGAGGTGGCCCACGCACTGCACGAGAGGGGCATAGCGCTCCAGCATCCGTTCGAGGTCATCGACTTCCTGTCCGAGGAGCCCAGCGACTACGGCATCTCCTGCATCGGCAGCCGCGCCCTGTCGGGCAAGCTGGACGCCACCATGCTGGCCGCACGCAATCCGCAGGGAGAGACCCTGGCCGAAGGCATGCGCCGCATCGGCGCCCGGCCCGAAGCCCTGGACCGCCCGCTGCGCGGTCCGAAAGGCACGGCAGCCTTCGTGGAACTGCACATCGAGCAAGGCCCGGTGCTGGAGCAGCGCGGCCTGCCCATCGGCGTGGTGACGAACATCGTCGGCATACGCCGTGTGCGTTTCACCGTGCACGGACAGGCCGATCACGCGGGCACCACGCCCATGAACATGCGCCAGGACGCCCTGGTGGGCGCGGCCCGCATCATCGACGCGGCCAGCCGCCGGGCCTCGGCGCTGCACGGGCATCCGCACTACGTGGTGGCCACGGTCGGCCGGCTTTCGCTCACGCCCAACGCCTCCAACGCCGTGCCCGGCCTGGTCGAGATGATGATGGAAGTGCGCAGCGACCACGCCGGCCTGCTGGACACCTTCCCCGAGCAATTGCTGGCCGAAGTCCTGCCCGGCCTCCAGGCCCTGCGCGTGCGCCTGGTGATGGACGAGGTGAGCCGCTCGCAGCCCACGGACTGCGCCGAGCCGGTCATGCAAGGCGTGGAGCAGGCCTGTGCCGAACTCGGCTATGCGCAGATGCGCATGCCCAGCGGCGCCGGGCACGACGCTGCCTACATGGCGTCCACCGGCCCCATGGGGATGATCTTCATTCCCTGCCTGCATGGCCGCAGCCACGCGCCCGAGGAATGGATAGAGCCGGCCCAGTTGCTGGACGGCACGCGCGTGCTGTACCAGACGGTGCGCGTGCTGGACCGGGCGCTGGCAGGCAGCACCTGA
- the rpoN gene encoding RNA polymerase factor sigma-54 yields MVFLHLSAAPRQAPSLSPRLQRAVQLLQMPSTDFAALVRAAMEENPFLESEDDLAEPVAGMRGLPVAEPDRDPWVAARAGAGGTDSSAMDLAASEISLAMHLHGQLNVMALSPRDLLLARAIVESLEDDGYLRTPLAEIAALPPLRPRPGSGEMRVALRLVQSLDPAGVAARSLDECLLLQCQGIPDPCLRTLAGSMLTEHLEALAARDIPRLAQALDAPADRIVAALDGMRRLDPHPGWRVGSTQVDYLVPDVIVQRQACGGWNTQLNPAVMPRVRLHTMYEHLFKQDHACAGANPQLSEQLQEARWTLRNMEQRFSTILAVARAIIGRQGLFLEYGAMAMKPLVLGEIAEEVGVHESTVSRATRHKYMATPLGVFELKHFFSRPLLSASGAPFSATAARELIGSIIASEVPGQPLSDAQIAGLLAAQGLRIARRTVTKYRQMLRIAPVEQRAQAR; encoded by the coding sequence ATGGTCTTTCTGCATCTGAGCGCCGCGCCCCGGCAAGCCCCGTCGCTGTCACCGCGACTGCAGCGCGCCGTCCAGCTGCTGCAGATGCCATCCACCGACTTTGCCGCCCTCGTGCGGGCCGCGATGGAGGAGAACCCTTTCCTGGAGAGTGAGGACGACCTGGCGGAACCCGTGGCAGGCATGCGGGGCCTGCCTGTGGCAGAACCCGACCGCGACCCATGGGTGGCCGCCCGCGCCGGTGCGGGCGGCACGGACTCGTCGGCCATGGACCTGGCGGCCAGCGAGATCTCGCTGGCCATGCACCTGCATGGCCAGCTCAATGTCATGGCTCTGTCCCCGCGTGATCTGCTGCTGGCGCGCGCCATCGTGGAGTCACTGGAAGACGATGGCTATCTGCGCACACCGCTGGCGGAAATCGCCGCCCTGCCCCCGCTGCGGCCCCGACCGGGCTCGGGTGAAATGAGGGTGGCCCTGCGCCTGGTCCAGTCGCTCGATCCCGCAGGCGTGGCGGCACGCAGCCTGGACGAATGCCTGTTGCTGCAATGCCAGGGCATTCCGGACCCTTGTCTGCGCACGCTGGCAGGCAGCATGCTCACCGAACACCTGGAGGCACTTGCCGCGCGCGACATCCCCCGCCTGGCCCAGGCCCTGGACGCGCCCGCGGACCGCATCGTGGCGGCCCTGGACGGCATGCGGCGGCTCGACCCCCATCCCGGCTGGCGCGTGGGCAGCACACAGGTGGACTACCTGGTGCCCGACGTCATCGTGCAGCGCCAGGCCTGCGGCGGCTGGAACACGCAGCTCAACCCCGCCGTCATGCCACGCGTACGGCTCCATACCATGTACGAGCACCTGTTCAAGCAAGACCACGCGTGCGCCGGCGCGAACCCGCAGCTGTCGGAGCAGCTGCAGGAGGCGCGCTGGACACTGCGCAACATGGAGCAACGCTTTTCCACCATCCTGGCCGTGGCGCGCGCCATCATCGGCCGGCAGGGCCTGTTCCTGGAGTACGGGGCGATGGCCATGAAACCCCTGGTACTGGGCGAGATCGCCGAGGAGGTGGGAGTGCATGAATCCACTGTCTCGCGCGCGACGCGCCACAAATACATGGCCACGCCGCTGGGCGTGTTCGAACTCAAGCACTTCTTCTCGCGCCCCTTGCTCAGCGCCAGCGGCGCACCCTTCTCGGCCACGGCCGCGCGGGAACTGATCGGCAGCATCATTGCCAGTGAAGTGCCGGGCCAGCCCCTGTCCGATGCCCAGATCGCAGGCCTGCTTGCAGCCCAGGGGCTGCGCATCGCGCGGCGCACGGTGACCAAGTACCGGCAGATGTTGCGCATCGCGCCCGTGGAGCAACGTGCGCAGGCGCGCTGA